The DNA region gggacctcctccttgacatGGCTGATACAGATCAGTGCTTGGTCCTCGCCCAGTCCCTTCACTTTGATCTTCTCCGGTGCAGGATGTTCCACGACAGTTCTGTCAGCGGCGTATGCTTTTTCCTCGCCGCAAGCTAGGAAGAGCATGCACTTGTCCCGCACATACTCATCCATACCGCTAAAGGCTTCGTCCAAAACCACAATGTCCGGATGGTTAATGATGGCGCGAAGAAACAGCAACACTCGTTGCGCACTGAAGGACAGGCCGCCAAACAAATAATCCTGGGCCCAGGCGACATTATCAGGGGGcccctccttgtcctttGAGTACCTAGGATTAAGTTCCTTCTCAAACCACCTGAGTGTTGCCTTCACTTTCTGTTTGGCGTCCTCGTCCAACTTGGGAACGCCCTTGAAAGTATCAGCCCAAGCGCTCTCCAGCACTTGTTGAACGTTCAAGCCACGAGGCATGTGCTTGTGAATCTCAGGGCTAGAATGCCCAATGCGAGATTGGATATCCCAGAAAGTCAGAGGCCGCTCACCAGATCCCGGCTCCGGCATTCGGTTGCGTCCAAATAGTTTGATGGGAAGCGAATATGTCTGGGGATGGTCAGAACAAAGCAATGCTACAATCGTCGTCTTGCCTGATCCATTGGGCCCAAAGACGCCCCATCTTTGACCTCTCCGGACAGTCCAGTGCAGACCACCATCCCAGTTTCCGAGAGCAACTTTGTTCCCGTAGCGCACTTTGCAGCCGTTCATCTCAACCAGCGGCTCTCCCAGCGCGCCCTCATCGGCGTCCGTAATGATTTCCACCTGACTTCCCCCGCCCGCCTCCTTTACAAATGCATCCTCGGCGCCCTCAATTCCCAGTTGACCGGCGATAGCcacctctcctgctccctccaAATATACGACCCTTTGTATCCAGCCTGGCAGCGGATCCTGTGGCCGGCAACTAATGACCACCCTCGGACTGGCTCTCTCGGCTAGCGTCTTCAACATCACACTCAGGGCCCTAGATGCTCCAGGATCCAGCCCCACAAACGGCTCGTCCAGCAAGAGTACCTCTGGTTCCGCCATCAAAGCCTTGGCAATCGCCGCTCGCCTTGACTGCCCATTTGACAAGAAGGCCACAGGTGTATCCAGCAGCTCGACCAAACTCAGGTCTTTGACAACTTTGTCGAAAAGATGCTGACTGATGACATGCTCCCCTGGAATACGGCCTAGGTTGAACTGCGTCTGGCCAAGTAGATATTCCTTGAGAGAAAAGTCTGTGTCTTCTCTCAGACTCTCATATCTCGCTGACAGGTAAGCCGAAGTGGTGACCTCTGATATCCCCTTGCCGTTGAATCCAACGTATTTGATAGCTGTTTGAggggtgaggttgtgttgCGTGAGCCAAGGCCATGTCCTCGCCGAGATTGGGGAGCAATGGAGCTCTCCACGGAGCATCTGAAGAAAGGTGGTTTTGCCGGAGCGTGAAGGGCCGACGACTACCCAGCTGGACTCATTTTGCTGAGGTGACTGGGAAAGATGCGAGGGGACCTGGAACGAGATTTCCTTGAATAGTGGGGGGTTATCATTCTTGGGTGGCTGCAAATGAGCATGTTGATTTGGTGGAGGCAGAGAGGAGGGATGTCGGCGGAAAAAGGTAGCTCCTgatttgatgttgatgacgggTGGGCTGGTGAGCCGTTTGACaaaaggtgggggagggacaCGCATCTCAAAGTCTCCCTTATATTTTACAAACAAACGGAATGAAAACAGATGAAGCTTGGAAATGAAGTGACCACCTTCAACACCGTCACTTGGAAAGATGTCATTCAAGGCCCCTGTTCGTCAATGGGCGTGGGCACGGACAAGGGTCCCGGCAATCTGGGGTATGGGTTAGCGGGGGGTGGATTACATAAACCTTGGCTCGAAGCCTGGACCCGCTTTTCCATCCGACGTTGCGAGCGACGGCAGGCAAGCAGCGACGCGAGGCTGCTGGAGCCTTGACAATTGTAGCAGCCAGCTCTGAGCTTCCTCCAAGGACGCAATAAAACCACAGCCAGTTTAACCACGAAACCAGGCTGCGATCACTCTTGAATTCTGGTGACAGAATCAACCGAACTCCGATACTCATAAATATTcaacacaaaacaacaaaccccAAAGAAGCTATCAAGATGGTAAGTTGcagccaacccctccaccgccatccgCCCGCTAATGCTGCTCCCTATGTTCAGTCTCTCCGCATCGTCCCAGagtccaacccctcctcctccttcacccaTCAGCCCTCCCGCGCCCATGTTGCTCCATCAGCACCTGGTCTTCACGACACACTTCGCGCTGGTGTCGgcgccaaccccctcacaacTCCCGCGACCCAAGCCATCTCCGCCCACCCTCTCGAGGCCCGCTTAAAACAGTGGGAGACCACCCGCGAGCAGCTCAAGATGGAGACACTCCGTCGCACATATGGCATCGCCGAGCCAGTCCGCAGAGGCATGGAGCTCAAGATCACTCGTGAAGGAACATGGAAGCCCCTGTGCCTGGGCGGCAACAGCACACCTAGCATTCACGAAGAGATCTTGACTGGACGGGACGGCATTATTGAATGGGAGGATGTATTTactggggaggagaatggGGCGAACATCAGTGTGCACGAGGAGATCGAGCGCAAGGTGAAGATGTAAAACGGAGATTTTGTCAGGAAGTGGGAGGCTTGGACGGCAAGTAGGAGAGGAGtagatgggggggagggaggtatTACGAATCAAATGGCATGAATAAACTACCATCAAACTCTTCAACTACAAACCCTTTTTACACCGCCCTGATGCCGTACTCTTCATACAGATGGTGCAGTGTTCCTAAGGTGGGACCGATATGCCGTATTGTGGACCAATGGCGTCCGAAAGATTGCACCAACATTGGTACGATAGAATCTCAGAAACAAATACCATTCCTAAAGAACCGCCAACTATGTATAAACCCGAAATTTACACGCTCATTCAACGCCACTCCACCCAGCCAGATTCCCACAATGTACGaaaaagatggaaaaggaCTGTACCTGTAAGACCAACCAAAAGCCAGCCAAGCTCCATGCCAATACAAATGCAAGTCAGTCGGATTGTTGACGTCGTAAcgccaaagacaagaaaacaagatAGGGGCGGCCTTTCCCTCATAGAATTACACAGCAGccgcccccgccctcccTTGTCCTGCCCTCACGGGAGCTGGCCTTCCCACCTTTGGCgccctcgtcttcctccatcatctctgCTGGCCGTACCGACATGTGCACAACGTTGGGGGCATCTTTGCTCAGTTGGTATTCTGTAGGCTTGTTAGCATTGTCTGCCAACAGGGCGATCCCGATCCTGAGGACAAGGGACGAACATACTCTTCAACGGCTCCTTATCGTCCAATAACTTTCCGAAATGAATCAACCTGATACTGGTTGGACTCGCCGGCCTGCCCTCCCACTCgtccctccactccctcaagatcagctccttgagcttgtaCACTGATATACTGAACGGGTCCTtgacccccccaccctcgaGATATTCTGGAATATCAACACCCCGCTTCGAGAGGTACTTCTCGTCGATCTTGTACGGGTGTCGCGCACCGGTAGGGAGCAGCAGCGTGATGGTGCAGACCGGGGAAGACGGCGAAACAGAATCGGACATGGCCGCGGGAGGCAGAGCGGCTGTAGGCTCTATTGAAAGGGAGTCATCGTCTCTTGCTGGCGCAGCGGTCAGAGCTGTCTTGCCgagaggtggttgtgatAATGACGGGGCTTCATCCTCCGTGTTCTTTCCTTTCGGTTCGGCAGGTGAGCTTGTCACCACCTCGGATGGAGATACTACTGGTTCAGCGCTCTCTGGTGTCTTTGACGGCACGGTCTCTCCCGTCTGTTCCGgcccttgttgttgtggagAGGCTGTTGGCTCCTCATTCGACGGTCGCGGCTGTGCGGTGCTCGTGTCTGGCTTGATGTCGGCCATGATGTACTGGTGGCTGCAAAATACCAAAACCAAAGGATATCAACGAGATAGATGGCGGTGGCTTTCACTGGTAGAGCGACGGTGGCTGTCTTGATGCGACAGACCCCAGACCCCAAGCTGAGAGATAGACCGCCTTCCGGTGTTGTTCAATGACTTCCGGAAACGGCGGGCGggcgacggtgacggtgagACGGAATTGATTGCAGTCGTCTGTTTGGTGGCATCAATTTGCGACGGGAAGTTGCAGTATGGTCAGGCGCGCTCCTGATAAGATTTTCGGGCAAACAGGAATAACaagaggcggtggtggccttGGTCGTTCCCTTTCACTATTTCGTGTCGCGAAGCTCAGATGGCGGATCGCCAGTGCCCTGGTTGTGCGGTGGGTGGGAAGGGTCGGTGCGTATGTACAAAAAGGAGATGGCGGGATGCGCGTGCAAAGAAGGGATGGAAAAGCAGAAAACGAAAGCTTCCACACGGTGAATTGACCGACGGGCGAAGAGAGGCAATGGGCAATGTCGGGGTCAGGATGGGAGGTCGCGGTAGAGGGTAGAGGTGGCCAGCCGCGAGCCCATGGACAAAAAATGGGGACTTGCAAAGTTCCTACCACCTATCGTATACCTACTTGCGCAAGCTGACACCCCCCAGGTTTACTTTCGGGTTTCCTTTTTCATGCCTAAATATTCTATTTAGTGACTGTATGCTACTTGACGGTTCAGCCACCTACTTCAAGAGTCATCGTGCATGAGGTTGCCGATTATCATTATTCTATCGTGTGGAAGCTGATATATGGGCTTGATTAATTTGTCCAGCGCTCGCCCGCCCGGCCcggtgggtttggagggaCCTCCATC from Podospora pseudoanserina strain CBS 124.78 chromosome 1, whole genome shotgun sequence includes:
- a CDS encoding hypothetical protein (BUSCO:EOG09262G8Y; EggNog:ENOG503NUC4; COG:Q), with the translated sequence MRVPPPPFVKRLTSPPVINIKSGATFFRRHPSSLPPPNQHAHLQPPKNDNPPLFKEISFQVPSHLSQSPQQNESSWVVVGPSRSGKTTFLQMLRGELHCSPISARTWPWLTQHNLTPQTAIKYVGFNGKGISEVTTSAYLSARYESLREDTDFSLKEYLLGQTQFNLGRIPGEHVISQHLFDKVVKDLSLVELLDTPVAFLSNGQSRRAAIAKALMAEPEVLLLDEPFVGLDPGASRALSVMLKTLAERASPRVVISCRPQDPLPGWIQRVVYLEGAGEVAIAGQLGIEGAEDAFVKEAGGGSQVEIITDADEGALGEPLVEMNGCKVRYGNKVALGNWDGGLHWTVRRGQRWGVFGPNGSGKTTIVALLCSDHPQTYSLPIKLFGRNRMPEPGSGERPLTFWDIQSRIGHSSPEIHKHMPRGLNVQQVLESAWADTFKGVPKLDEDAKQKVKATLRWFEKELNPRYSKDKEGPPDNVAWAQDYLFGGLSFSAQRVLLFLRAIINHPDIVVLDEAFSGMDEYVRDKCMLFLACGEEKAYAADRTVVEHPAPEKIKVKGLGEDQALICISHVKEEVPDCVKEWLCLPEPNMGLPARFGQLGKPLRTDEDTWMHTIWGLNRRN
- the UMP1 gene encoding 20S proteasome maturation factor (COG:O; BUSCO:EOG092654XA; EggNog:ENOG503P40C); translated protein: MQSLRIVPESNPSSSFTHQPSRAHVAPSAPGLHDTLRAGVGANPLTTPATQAISAHPLEARLKQWETTREQLKMETLRRTYGIAEPVRRGMELKITREGTWKPLCLGGNSTPSIHEEILTGRDGIIEWEDVFTGEENGANISVHEEIERKVKM
- a CDS encoding hypothetical protein (EggNog:ENOG503P4RH; COG:S), with product MADIKPDTSTAQPRPSNEEPTASPQQQGPEQTGETVPSKTPESAEPVVSPSEVVTSSPAEPKGKNTEDEAPSLSQPPLGKTALTAAPARDDDSLSIEPTAALPPAAMSDSVSPSSPVCTITLLLPTGARHPYKIDEKYLSKRGVDIPEYLEGGGVKDPFSISVYKLKELILREWRDEWEGRPASPTSIRLIHFGKLLDDKEPLKKYQLSKDAPNVVHMSVRPAEMMEEDEGAKGGKASSREGRTREGGGGCCVIL